The following are encoded in a window of Rhizobium sp. 11515TR genomic DNA:
- a CDS encoding putative bifunctional diguanylate cyclase/phosphodiesterase — translation MKPPSPDTVPTDVYLSFVSSLFGNRKTLFTGVFVHILTYVLVFLSTHAGIYLAFCVGFAVVFGLRIHLFRLFDAADKNDLTRADIAGWETSYVIGAAATAAILGIGSSYAILILRDPLAEFICVAVTMASMVSIVGRNYGSPRAVDLQILACCVPIIIACLLLQQPYKAIASLMLIPFGLTTRAMANGMREFLYRNITASREISLMADRFDTALNSMTHGLFMLDAQNRILVVNRKACELLNFADPQRLKDCEFDVVLRYGARHAFIDGSLPGLIQRQLAQLVSGTLSRTLIQFNEDQFLEFSASRRIDGIVILIFEDVTVRVRAERKILHMVRYDPLTGLPNREYFMDLVKERLAARKRESRIGILVLDIDDFKHVNDTKGHVAGDRLLVAIAERLKQLAGTAAIAARLVGDQFVLFFPNEDDAPNIDARIRALHAAMAGTYSVADSSFRISVSGGYMTMSSREFRPEEWQIKVDLALFDAKSRLRGGCSAFEQEMDARYVERQKLKDDLREAVETGGLQAVYQPMFTPDGSRIECCEALARWIHPEKGSIPPDLFVQVAEEMGIVAGITRFMVNQACRDCASWPAPLAVSVNLSAQDLRNGEIVKIVTAALDASGLEPSRLHLEVTESCLMDEVATVRSILADLRAKGITIAIDDFGTGFSSLSYLDTLPVDVVKIDRSFVRDITTDSRRFKLLCGIVDLSRALSLHIVIEGVETLEQLALVVERNLADIIQGYVFSPPVPQEQVVERVASLHRRQPGAGRILPSDVTT, via the coding sequence ATGAAGCCTCCAAGCCCGGACACCGTGCCGACGGATGTTTATCTGTCGTTCGTCAGTTCGCTTTTCGGAAATCGCAAAACGCTCTTTACGGGCGTGTTCGTTCATATCCTGACATATGTTCTCGTTTTCCTGAGCACGCATGCCGGCATCTATCTGGCCTTTTGCGTGGGGTTTGCGGTTGTCTTTGGCTTACGCATCCATTTGTTCCGGCTGTTCGACGCTGCGGATAAGAATGATCTTACGCGCGCCGATATTGCCGGCTGGGAAACGAGCTATGTGATCGGCGCGGCGGCGACGGCGGCCATCCTCGGCATCGGCAGCAGCTATGCCATCCTCATTCTGCGCGATCCGTTGGCGGAATTCATCTGCGTCGCCGTCACCATGGCGTCGATGGTGTCGATCGTCGGCCGCAACTATGGTTCGCCCCGGGCGGTGGATCTTCAAATTCTCGCCTGCTGTGTGCCGATTATCATTGCCTGTCTGCTGTTGCAGCAGCCTTACAAGGCAATAGCCTCCCTCATGCTCATTCCGTTCGGGCTGACGACACGCGCAATGGCGAATGGCATGCGCGAATTTCTCTACAGGAACATCACCGCTTCGCGCGAGATATCGCTGATGGCCGACAGGTTCGACACCGCGTTGAACAGCATGACGCACGGGCTGTTCATGCTTGATGCCCAGAACCGCATTCTGGTCGTCAATCGCAAGGCATGCGAGCTCCTGAATTTTGCCGATCCGCAGCGGCTCAAGGACTGCGAATTCGATGTCGTTCTGCGCTACGGCGCTCGCCATGCTTTCATCGACGGATCGCTGCCCGGACTCATCCAGCGGCAGCTGGCACAGCTCGTCAGCGGCACGCTGTCGCGAACGCTCATCCAATTCAATGAGGATCAGTTCCTGGAATTTTCGGCCAGCCGCCGCATCGACGGGATCGTGATCCTGATTTTCGAAGATGTGACGGTGCGTGTTCGGGCGGAGCGCAAGATCCTGCATATGGTGCGCTACGACCCTTTGACGGGGCTGCCGAATCGCGAATATTTCATGGATCTGGTCAAGGAGAGGCTGGCGGCGCGCAAGCGGGAAAGCCGCATCGGGATTCTGGTCCTCGATATCGATGACTTCAAGCACGTCAACGATACCAAGGGGCATGTTGCCGGGGACCGCCTGCTGGTCGCCATAGCCGAGCGCCTGAAGCAGCTTGCCGGCACCGCAGCGATTGCCGCTCGTCTTGTCGGCGATCAATTCGTGCTGTTCTTTCCGAATGAAGACGATGCCCCGAATATCGATGCCCGCATCCGCGCCCTGCATGCGGCAATGGCCGGCACCTACAGCGTGGCAGACAGCAGTTTCCGGATTTCCGTCAGCGGCGGATACATGACCATGTCCAGCCGTGAGTTTCGCCCGGAGGAGTGGCAGATCAAGGTGGATCTCGCGCTTTTCGATGCCAAATCGCGGCTGAGGGGCGGCTGCAGTGCCTTCGAGCAGGAGATGGACGCACGCTATGTCGAGCGGCAGAAGCTGAAGGATGATCTGCGTGAGGCGGTGGAAACCGGCGGGCTTCAAGCCGTCTATCAGCCGATGTTCACGCCGGATGGCTCCCGCATCGAATGCTGTGAGGCGCTTGCACGCTGGATTCATCCGGAAAAGGGCTCGATCCCGCCCGATCTTTTCGTACAGGTTGCCGAGGAGATGGGCATCGTTGCCGGCATCACTCGCTTCATGGTCAACCAGGCCTGCAGGGATTGTGCTTCATGGCCTGCGCCGCTCGCGGTTTCCGTCAATCTCTCGGCGCAGGATCTGCGCAATGGTGAGATTGTCAAAATCGTCACGGCGGCACTTGATGCGTCGGGATTGGAGCCATCCCGCCTGCATCTCGAGGTTACTGAAAGCTGCCTGATGGATGAGGTGGCGACCGTTCGCTCCATCCTCGCCGATCTGCGCGCCAAAGGCATCACGATTGCGATCGACGATTTCGGAACGGGATTTTCCAGCCTCAGCTATCTCGATACCCTGCCTGTGGATGTCGTGAAGATCGATCGGTCTTTCGTTCGTGACATCACGACGGATAGCCGCCGTTTCAAGCTGCTATGCGGTATCGTCGATCTTTCCCGCGCACTCAGCCTTCATATCGTGATCGAAGGTGTCGAGACGCTGGAGCAGCTGGCATTGGTCGTCGAGCGGAACCTGGCTGATATCATCCAAGGCTATGTATTTTCGCCGCCGGTGCCGCAAGAGCAGGTCGTCGAGAGAGTGGCCAGTCTCCACCGGCGGCAGCCGGGCGCGGGCAGAATCCTGCCGTCCGATGTCACGACCTAG
- a CDS encoding aa3-type cytochrome c oxidase subunit IV — MAEHHTGPAEVGAPMDYKEHEKTYNLFISGAKVGSAIVAALLIAMAAGFFGHAGFLGGVLIFIVLTIASVVLLR, encoded by the coding sequence ATGGCCGAACATCATACTGGACCCGCCGAAGTGGGTGCTCCCATGGACTATAAGGAGCATGAGAAGACCTATAATCTTTTCATCTCGGGCGCCAAGGTCGGGTCTGCGATCGTTGCCGCATTGTTGATCGCCATGGCGGCCGGTTTCTTTGGTCATGCCGGTTTCCTCGGCGGCGTCCTGATATTCATCGTTCTGACCATCGCCAGCGTCGTCCTGTTGCGCTGA
- a CDS encoding TRAP transporter substrate-binding protein yields the protein MDRRSFIRRAGAVGAGAAASALASPALAQEYPKITWKMTSSFPKSLDTIYGGAEDIAAHVSDATNGNFVIQTYEAGEIVPGAQAADAVSAGAVDAAHTCSYYFWQKDPTYAIGTALPFGLNARLTNAWFYQGNGNKLMNEFYATQGILGLPAGNTGAQMGGWFRKEINTLDDLKGLKMRIAGLAGKVIEKIGVVPQQDIAVNGVYDALSKGTVDAAEWVGPYDDLKLGLQKIAKYYYYPGWWEGGAVVHAFFNLEKWNALPKSYQAILGDACAFANTNMLAKYDVKNPQALKDIVQQGVTLRPFSQEIMEACFQAASALYADLSKSNDYFKRIYEDQVAYKKDAYLWMQLSEYTFDTFMMIQQRAGKL from the coding sequence ATGGATCGCCGTTCCTTCATCAGGCGGGCAGGAGCTGTTGGCGCAGGTGCTGCCGCTTCCGCGCTTGCGAGCCCGGCCCTTGCCCAGGAATATCCGAAGATCACCTGGAAGATGACCTCCTCCTTCCCCAAGAGCCTGGATACGATCTATGGCGGCGCGGAAGATATTGCCGCGCATGTTTCCGACGCGACCAACGGCAATTTCGTCATCCAGACCTATGAGGCCGGTGAGATCGTTCCTGGTGCACAGGCTGCCGATGCGGTCAGTGCCGGCGCCGTTGATGCCGCGCACACCTGCTCCTATTATTTCTGGCAAAAAGATCCGACCTATGCCATCGGCACGGCGCTGCCATTCGGCCTCAATGCCCGGCTGACCAATGCCTGGTTCTACCAGGGCAACGGCAATAAGCTGATGAACGAGTTCTATGCGACCCAGGGCATCTTAGGGCTTCCAGCAGGCAACACCGGCGCGCAGATGGGTGGTTGGTTTCGCAAGGAAATCAATACGCTCGACGATCTCAAGGGTCTGAAGATGCGTATCGCCGGCCTGGCCGGCAAGGTGATCGAGAAGATCGGAGTCGTCCCGCAGCAGGATATTGCGGTCAACGGTGTCTATGATGCGCTGAGCAAGGGCACGGTCGATGCGGCCGAATGGGTCGGCCCCTACGACGACCTGAAACTCGGTCTGCAGAAGATCGCCAAATACTATTATTATCCCGGCTGGTGGGAAGGCGGCGCCGTGGTGCATGCCTTCTTCAATCTGGAAAAATGGAATGCCCTGCCGAAAAGCTATCAGGCAATTCTCGGCGACGCCTGCGCCTTCGCCAACACCAACATGCTGGCGAAATACGACGTCAAAAATCCCCAGGCACTGAAGGATATCGTGCAGCAGGGTGTGACGCTCAGACCTTTCAGCCAGGAGATCATGGAGGCCTGCTTCCAGGCAGCCAGCGCGCTTTATGCCGATCTCTCCAAGTCAAATGATTATTTCAAGCGCATCTATGAGGATCAGGTCGCCTACAAGAAAGATGCCTATCTTTGGATGCAGCTTTCCGAGTATACTTTCGATACCTTCATGATGATCCAGCAGCGGGCGGGCAAGTTGTAA
- a CDS encoding Re/Si-specific NAD(P)(+) transhydrogenase subunit alpha — MSNLVFVAKESVAEETRVAASVETVKKMKNLGFDVVIEAGAGTLSRIPDTEYEAIGARIGSIKDAKAADVILKVRRPTSKEISGYKSGAIVIAIMDPYGNEAALAEMARAGLTSFAMELMPRITRAQSMDVLSSQANLAGYQAVIEAAAVYDRALPMMMTAAGTVPAAKVFVMGAGVAGLQAIATARRLGALVSATDVRPAAKEQVASLGAKFIAVEDEEFKAAETAGGYAKEMSKEYQAKQAALVADHIAKQDIVITTALIPGRPAPRLVGRDMLKAMRPGAVAVDLAVERGGNIEGAEYGKIADVEGVKVVGYPNMAGRIAASASALYAKNLVTFLETMVDKDTKSLALNRTDELIKATMLTDGGEVVNPNFVDPDQPTIKKGDL; from the coding sequence TTGAGCAATCTGGTTTTCGTGGCCAAGGAAAGCGTGGCGGAGGAGACGCGTGTTGCGGCTTCCGTCGAGACGGTAAAGAAGATGAAGAACCTGGGTTTCGATGTGGTGATCGAAGCCGGTGCGGGGACTTTATCGCGCATTCCGGATACCGAATACGAAGCCATCGGCGCCCGGATCGGTTCCATCAAGGATGCGAAGGCGGCGGATGTCATCCTCAAGGTCAGACGCCCGACGAGCAAGGAGATCTCCGGCTATAAGAGCGGCGCGATCGTCATCGCCATCATGGATCCCTATGGCAACGAGGCTGCTCTTGCCGAGATGGCGCGCGCAGGGTTGACAAGCTTCGCCATGGAACTGATGCCGCGCATCACCCGCGCGCAGTCGATGGACGTCTTGTCTTCACAGGCCAATCTCGCAGGGTATCAGGCCGTGATCGAGGCTGCTGCCGTCTATGACCGGGCACTGCCGATGATGATGACGGCAGCGGGCACGGTTCCGGCGGCAAAGGTCTTCGTCATGGGTGCTGGCGTTGCCGGGTTGCAGGCGATCGCCACCGCACGGCGCTTGGGCGCGCTCGTTTCGGCGACGGACGTGCGGCCGGCTGCGAAGGAACAGGTCGCTTCGCTCGGCGCGAAATTCATCGCGGTCGAAGATGAAGAGTTCAAGGCGGCGGAGACTGCCGGCGGCTATGCCAAGGAAATGTCGAAAGAGTATCAGGCGAAGCAGGCGGCGCTTGTCGCCGATCACATCGCCAAGCAGGATATCGTCATCACCACGGCGCTCATTCCGGGGCGACCGGCGCCGCGCCTTGTCGGGCGCGACATGCTGAAGGCGATGCGCCCCGGCGCCGTGGCCGTCGATCTCGCGGTCGAACGCGGCGGCAATATCGAGGGGGCCGAATACGGCAAGATCGCCGATGTCGAGGGTGTCAAGGTGGTCGGATATCCCAACATGGCCGGGCGGATCGCGGCCAGCGCCTCGGCCCTCTATGCCAAGAACCTCGTTACCTTCCTGGAGACGATGGTCGACAAGGATACGAAGAGCCTTGCCCTCAACCGCACCGATGAGCTGATCAAGGCGACGATGCTGACCGACGGCGGCGAGGTCGTGAACCCGAATTTCGTCGATCCCGACCAGCCGACGATCAAGAAGGGAGATCTCTGA
- a CDS encoding NAD(P) transhydrogenase subunit alpha: protein MASQAMDQALQQLNDAVAAVTAAAAQAPEVASAATGGAIDPFVFQLAIFVLAIFVGYYVVWSVTPALHTPLMAVTNAISSVIVVGALLAVGISASGLATGFGFVALVLVSVNIVGGFLVTQRMLAMYKKKDK from the coding sequence ATGGCCAGCCAAGCAATGGACCAGGCACTCCAGCAACTGAATGATGCCGTTGCCGCCGTTACGGCCGCTGCAGCACAGGCGCCGGAGGTTGCCAGTGCCGCAACCGGTGGAGCAATCGATCCTTTCGTCTTCCAACTGGCTATCTTCGTGCTGGCGATCTTCGTCGGCTATTATGTCGTCTGGTCGGTGACGCCGGCCCTGCATACGCCGCTGATGGCGGTCACGAACGCCATCTCCTCGGTCATCGTCGTCGGTGCGCTGCTGGCCGTGGGCATTTCGGCGAGCGGCCTTGCCACGGGCTTCGGCTTCGTGGCGCTGGTTCTCGTCTCGGTCAATATCGTCGGTGGCTTCCTTGTCACCCAGCGCATGCTGGCGATGTACAAGAAGAAGGACAAGTGA